Part of the Flavobacterium alkalisoli genome is shown below.
ATGTTACGCTCCTTCTGATTTTAATTCCGGCTTTGAAAGCTATATATGCCTTACCGTAAATGATGCCCCTATTTTAGTTTCTGACAGTCAATATACAATCGAACAATTGGTAACCGATGTGTTTTTCAATTCTCAATGTGTATCGGTTTCTAATATAACTTCATACACAGGTAATGCAAATAATTTAAATGGAATAGGCTACTTTAACAGAAATGCAACCTCATTCCCTTTTGACGAAGGTATAGTATTAACCAACTCTGATTTACAATTTGTACCCGGACCTAACAGTAATATGGCCGGAGCATTAGACCCCGTAGAGTGGCTTGGCGATGAAGATATTGAAAACGCACTTATGGAAGAAGGGATAACTTTTGAATCTAAAAACGCAAGCATTTTAGAGTTTGATTTCGTAGCCAGTGCAGATAAACTGGATTTTGAAATCATTTTTGCTTCAGATGAATATGGTTCATTTCAATGTGAGAATAATGATGCTATTGCTTTTTTACTTACAGATTCCGCAAATAACGAAACCGTAAATCTAGCAATTGTACCGGGAACAGAATCAACCCCTATTTGTATAGCAACAATAAGGGATAACCAATATATGAGTGCATGTACATCTGAAAATGCAGAATTCTTTGGTCAGTTTATTCCCCAAAATCCGTCTCCTTCATCAATCTCTCCAACAAATTTTAATGGACTTACTATACCATTACATATAACCGGAAGTATTATACCCGGAAACAACTACCATTTAAAACTTGTTATTTCAGATGGTGAAGACGTACAGGTTTCTTCTGCTGTATTTTTAAAGAAAGCTCTGTTTAACTATTCTGAACTGGATTCAGAAAACATTGCGATAAGTTCAACCACGTTTGATAATATATGCCCTCAGGAACCTACCATTTTAAGCATTAATCTCGAAGGCCCTTATGCCTATCAGTGGTATGTAGACGGTATACCTATTGAAAATGCTACCGAGACTACTTATACTGCTACCACCCCGGGACAATATTCATTATTTGTTTCCTATGAAGAAGGAAGCACTTGCGGGCGCATGTTTAATTATGCCTACTACATAAGTGAGGTTAACTTAAACCCAATGGATGTTAGTGACATCATAATATATGAAGACAATACTGATGGTTTTGCGCAGTTTGACCTGCAAGCTAAGGCTAATGAAATTATGGATGAAAACAATTATGAACTTTATGATGTATTTTTTTCAACTGATCCTAATGGAGAGGAAGGCTATATAAACCCTAATTTACCTTATACTAATCTTACCAATCCGCAAACGCTGTATGCTATTATTGCCTCCCCTACCTCCGTATGTGTAGCAATAATGCCTTTCCAGCTACGTGTACTGGACTCAACAGAAATAGTACCCCAGCCGGATGGAGAAAGCTCGCAAACTTTTACCGAAGGCGCTACACTTGCAGATATTGTAGTTTCCGGCGAAAACATACAATGGTATGATAGTGGCATTGAAGTTCCTGATGGAGTTATGAATACTAACAGTAACACTCCGCTACCTCTATCTACTTTACTTGTAGACGGTGCTACTTACTATGCTTCACAAACAATAAACGGTTTAGAAAGCTTAGACAGGCTTGCCGTTACCGTACATTTCTCACTTGACATAGAAAGCTCTGTTTTTAAAGGATTAAATTATTTCCCTAACCCGGTAAGCGATATACTTACATTAAGCAATGCTAATGAAATTAGCAAGGTAGAAGCTTATAATCTATTAGGTCAAAAAGTACTTGCTAAGGATTTTAGCACTACAGAAGCACAAGTTGACATGAGCTCTCTTGAAACCGGAATTTACCTTGTAAAGGTTACTTCTCAGGAACAACAAAAAACCATACGTATACAAAAACAGTAATGTTTTATATACAACTAAAGCCCTGTAATACAGGGCTTTTTTATTATTCCAACCATTTATACACCTTTATGCATCTTTATAAATAGATAGGTAACACATATCTGTCTGCTTATAAACAAACTGCTACTATTATACGTATATAAAAACTGCCATTGTTTTTTTATGCACTTAAAACCCCACACCTTTACGTGGGGTTTTATTTTTTATATCCTGAAACTTTTTTCTGTATATTGTGCACCCAAACCAAACAACTCATTAACCATGAAAAAAACACTTATGCTGGCTTTGTTCAGCTTATTTGCAATCACTTTTAGTTCCTGCACAGGAGAAGACGACGGACCATCTCAGGGAGGTATTGTAAAATTTAAACTTGACGGCACACAAAAAGAACATGTTATTTGTATTGTACTTGAAACAGAAGTACAGCCAAATGAATACATCCTTACACTTACTTCATCTAATACAGAAGAAACAGGAGTATTTCGTTATGAAATACCACCGGGTGTTACAGGAAATGTAACTCCTGAGTTTATGGCTTATCAGCTTACCAACAAGGTAATGGTTGCCAATGAAGGGGAATACCAAACTAATGTCTCCGTTAACAGTGACGGGCATCTTAAAGGAACTTTCTCAGGAACTTTTAGAAGCAATCTTGCTAATGATGACGAATTCATAACTATTACCGAAGGAGAGTTCGACGTTCATTACTAAACGTTTTATTTTAAAATAAAAAAGCCCCACTTAACAGTGGGGCTTTTTACTTTTATACTGACTTGTTATTAAAGTTCTAACGCTTTTCTTGCATTACCGTCCATAAGCAGTTCTACCGGATTTTCTAATCCTTCTTTAACCGCTACAAGGAAACCTACTGACTCACGTCCGTCGATGATTCTGTGGTCATAAGAAAGAGCCACATACATCATTGGGTGAATCTCAACTTTACCATCTACAGCAATAGGGCGCTCAATGATATTGTGCATACCAAGAATACCAGACTGTGGAGGGTTGATGATAGGTGTAGATAACATACTACCGAATACACCACCATTAGAAATAGTAAATGTACCACCTGTCATATCGTCTACAGTAATTTGCCCGTCACGTGCACGAAGTGCAAGACGCTTAATTTCTGCCTCAACACCACGGAAAGTTAATGCTTCTGCATTTCTCACTACAGGTACCATTAGTCCTTTAGGACCTGATACTGCAACAGAGATATCACAGAAATCGTAAGATATTTTGTAATCTCCGTCTATCATAGAGTTTACATCCGGATATAATTGTAATGCTCTAACAACAGCTTTAGTAAAGAAAGACATAAAGCCCAGGCTTACTCCGGCATGTTTAGCTTTAAACTCATCTTTAAACTCGTTACGCACTTTATTGATAGGCGTCATGTTTACTTCGTTGAAAGTAGTAAGCATAGCCGTTTCGTTTTTAGCCGAAACAAGACGCTCTGCCACTTTTCTTCTAAGCATAGACAGTTTAGTACGCTCAGAACCACGGCTACCACCTGTAGGAGTACCCATAGAAGCTTTAGCGTTTACCGCATCATCTTTAGTTATTCTGCCACCCTTACCTGTACCGGATACAGTTGCAGGGTCTATATTTTTCTCGTCTAATATTTTTCTTGCTGCAGGAGAAGGTGTTCCTGTAGCATACGTTTTCTCTGCAGGAGCTTCTTTTTTAGGCTCTTCTTTTTTAGGCTCTTCTTTTTTCTCTTCTGCTTTAGGAGCTTCTTCTTTTTTCTCCTCTTTAGCAGGAGCAGCACCTTCCGGTTTTGCAGCACCAGTATCTATAAGGCAAACTACCTGGCCTACAGCCACAGCGTCTCCTTCTTCTGCTTTAAGTGTAATAATACCACTTGCTTCTGCAGGTAGCTCTAGTGTTGCTTTATCTGAATCAACTTCGGCAATAGCCTGGTCCTTTTCTACATAATCCCCGTCTTTTACCAGCCATGTTGCAATCTCAACTTCTGTTATCGATTCCCCCGGCGAAGGAACTTTCATTTCTAAAATCATGTCAGTATAATTTTATATTTGCGTTGTTGTTAACTATTGAAAATCAAAAATACGATTAATTAAATAAATCTTTATCAAAAACCATTGCTATAGCAGCGGCATGACGTTTTTTAGCACGTGTGTAACTACCTGCTGCAGGAGCACTGTATGCTTTTAATGAAGCTACCCTGAATTTAACCTCAGTAAAGTTCATTAGCATATAGCTGTAAGCACCCATGTTTCTTGGTTCTTCCTGTGCCCATACATAATCATCGGCATTAGAGTATTTAGCAATAACTGCTTTTAACTGTTCTACCGGTAACGGGAACAACTGCTCCAGCCTTACAAAGGCTACATCGTCACGGCCCAGGTTTTCTCTCTCTGCCACAAGATCGTAGTAAAACTTACCTGTACAGAATACAAGTGTTTTTACTTTTTTAGGATCTGCGATTGGATCGTCAAGCACTTCCTGGAATGTACCTTCTGCAAGCTCATCTACAGATGATACCGCTGCAGGGTGACGCAGTAAACTCTTAGGAGTAAACACGATAAGCGGTTTTCTGAATGTAGTTTTCATCTGTCTTCTTAACAAGTGGAAGAAGTTAGCAGGTGTAGTACAGTCAGCAATATACATATTGTGATTAGCACATAGCTGCAGGTAACGCTCCATACGTGCAGAAGAGTGTTCCGCACCCTGGCCTTCATACCCGTGAGGAAGCAACATAACAAGTCCGTTCTGGTTGTTCCATTTATCCTCAGCAGCAGAAATGTACTGGTCAATCATAATTTGTGCACCGTTTGAGAAATCACCAAACTGCGCTTCCCAAATGGTTAATGTTTTAGGGCTTGCAAGGGCATAACCATAATCAAAACCTACAACACCATATTCAGAAAGCAATGAGTTATAGATATGAAGTTTACCGTTTTGCTC
Proteins encoded:
- the odhB gene encoding 2-oxoglutarate dehydrogenase complex dihydrolipoyllysine-residue succinyltransferase — translated: MILEMKVPSPGESITEVEIATWLVKDGDYVEKDQAIAEVDSDKATLELPAEASGIITLKAEEGDAVAVGQVVCLIDTGAAKPEGAAPAKEEKKEEAPKAEEKKEEPKKEEPKKEAPAEKTYATGTPSPAARKILDEKNIDPATVSGTGKGGRITKDDAVNAKASMGTPTGGSRGSERTKLSMLRRKVAERLVSAKNETAMLTTFNEVNMTPINKVRNEFKDEFKAKHAGVSLGFMSFFTKAVVRALQLYPDVNSMIDGDYKISYDFCDISVAVSGPKGLMVPVVRNAEALTFRGVEAEIKRLALRARDGQITVDDMTGGTFTISNGGVFGSMLSTPIINPPQSGILGMHNIIERPIAVDGKVEIHPMMYVALSYDHRIIDGRESVGFLVAVKEGLENPVELLMDGNARKALEL
- a CDS encoding choice-of-anchor L domain-containing protein; this translates as MKKKLLLLALWPISLFSQAQYDTCENAYSLNISNSIFCNTTPLIFFDGNTLSDVPDNCVETNSDSDMWFQFTPGTNQTQLKLNVPTDGFFSLYRGDCNSLTQICTEQQQGITILHDLIPGETYKLRCYAPSDFNSGFESYICLTVNDAPILVSDSQYTIEQLVTDVFFNSQCVSVSNITSYTGNANNLNGIGYFNRNATSFPFDEGIVLTNSDLQFVPGPNSNMAGALDPVEWLGDEDIENALMEEGITFESKNASILEFDFVASADKLDFEIIFASDEYGSFQCENNDAIAFLLTDSANNETVNLAIVPGTESTPICIATIRDNQYMSACTSENAEFFGQFIPQNPSPSSISPTNFNGLTIPLHITGSIIPGNNYHLKLVISDGEDVQVSSAVFLKKALFNYSELDSENIAISSTTFDNICPQEPTILSINLEGPYAYQWYVDGIPIENATETTYTATTPGQYSLFVSYEEGSTCGRMFNYAYYISEVNLNPMDVSDIIIYEDNTDGFAQFDLQAKANEIMDENNYELYDVFFSTDPNGEEGYINPNLPYTNLTNPQTLYAIIASPTSVCVAIMPFQLRVLDSTEIVPQPDGESSQTFTEGATLADIVVSGENIQWYDSGIEVPDGVMNTNSNTPLPLSTLLVDGATYYASQTINGLESLDRLAVTVHFSLDIESSVFKGLNYFPNPVSDILTLSNANEISKVEAYNLLGQKVLAKDFSTTEAQVDMSSLETGIYLVKVTSQEQQKTIRIQKQ